Proteins co-encoded in one Malus domestica chromosome 09, GDT2T_hap1 genomic window:
- the LOC103421917 gene encoding 7-deoxyloganetin glucosyltransferase-like produces the protein MTRPHAVCIPLPAQGHINPMLKLAKLLHFKGFCITFVHTEFNARRLLSSLDDLQSSNDFRFETISDGLPPTNERGILDLPELVTKIQVDGQRSFRDLVTKLNHASSLDHHVPAVSCIISDGVMGFTLLVAQEFGIPEMFFFTPSGCGMLGYLHYEDLVERGYFPLKDESQLSNGFLDTGIDWIPAMKGIRLKDLPTFLRTTDSDDTMFNYNLQVVNIAMKAQGVILNTFDELEQEVLDVIKTRFPNLYTIGPLSLLQHHLSATHYLDSIKANLWTEDEKCLDWLDKRPRQSVVYVNYGSLVIMTKEQLAEFAWGLADSKYPFLWVMRPNLVDGGEEIISSLNFMEETKDRALFLEWGPQEKILSHPSIGGFLTHCGWNSTLESICEGVPLICWPFFAEQQTNCFYLCNKWGFGMEIDTQVERDKVEKLVRELMEGDKGKEMREKSKEWKKKAEAATTPGGSSYTNFDVLIKQLKQ, from the exons ATGACGAGGCCTCATGCCGTTTGTATTCCTCTTCCAGCGCAAGGCCACATAAACCCAATGCTCAAACTCGCAAAACTCCTCCACTTCAAAGGCTTTTGCATCACCTTCGTGCACACGGAGTTTAACGCCCGGCGTTTACTATCTAGTCTAGATGACCTCCAGAGCTCAAACGATTTCCGGTTTGAGACCATATCCGATGGCTTACCACCAACGAACGAACGAGGGATACTTGACCTCCCGGAGTTGGTCACAAAGATACAGGTCGATGGCCAGCGCTCGTTCAGAGACCTCGTCACTAAACTCAATCATGCTTCATCATTAGATCATCATGTGCCTGCCGTCAGCTGTATTATTTCTGATGGAGTGATGGGATTTACTTTACTAGTTGCTCAAGAATTTGGCATCCCGgagatgtttttttttactcCTAGTGGTTGTGGTATGCTGGGGTATTTACACTATGAAGATCTAGTAGAAAGAGGCTATTTTCCATTGAAAG ACGAGAGCCAATTGAGCAATGGCTTTCTTGATACGGGGATTGATTGGATACCAGCAATGAAAGGAATTCGTTTGAAAGATCTGCCCACCTTCTTACGGACCACGGATAGTGATGATACAATGTTCAACTATAATCTACAAGTAGTTAACATTGCTATGAAAGCTCAAGGTGTAATCCTCAACACATTCGACGAACTGGAGCAAGAAGTTTTGGACGTGATCAAAACCAGGTTCCCCAACCTCTACACCATTGGTCCGCTTTCACTGCTTCAACATCACCTCTCCGCGACTCATTACTTGGACTCGATCAAAGCCAATTTGTGGACGGAAGacgagaaatgtttggattggTTAGACAAAAGACCGCGACAATCAGTGGTTTATGTGAACTATGGAAGCCTAGTGATCATGACAAAGGAACAATTGGCCGAGTTTGCATGGGGGCTTGCTGACAGCAAGTATCCATTTCTGTGGGTGATGAGGCCAAATCTGGTGGATGGTGGGGAAGAGATCATATCAAGCTTGAATTTCATGGAGGAAACAAAGGATAGAGCTTTGTTTTTGGAATGGGGCCCACAGGAGAAAATTCTCAGCCACCCTTCAATTGGAGGCTTTCTAACACATTGTGGTTGGAATTCCACATTGGAAAGCATTTGTGAGGGAGTGCCCTTAATTTGTTGGCCCTTTTTTGCAGAACAACAAACCAACTGCTTTTACTTGTGTAATAAGTGGGGGTTTGGGATGGAGATTGACACACAGGTTGAGAGGGACAAGGTTGAGAAGCTTGTGAGGGAATTGATGGAGGGTGATAAAGGGAAGGAGATGAGGGAAAAGAGTAAGGAATGGAAGAAGAAAGCAGAAGCAGCTACGACACCTGGTGGGTCTTCTTACACTAACTTTGATGTGTTGATTAAGCAGCTCAAACAGTAG